From one Peptoniphilaceae bacterium AMB_02 genomic stretch:
- a CDS encoding IS1182 family transposase, producing MLFKNSKNKVDQVQMISIDQMVPEDHILRKIDKYIKFDFIYELVEDLYCLDNGRPSIDPVVLLKITLIQYLFNIKSMRQTIKDIEVNLAYRWFLGFDFYDKIPHFTTFSQNYRRRFKDTNIFEDIFQNILLQAIEEGLVDTNIQFVDSTHVKAHANRYKVVKVKVKKEVKYYQKKLEKEINEDRKKHDKKPFDPKDKDEELKEVTKSTTDPEAGLFHKGEHKEVFAYSVQTSCDKNGWILGFKSYPGNLHDGTTFKDFFDEKLKRLNPKKLVMDAGYKFPAIAKELFDDGVFPVFPYTRQKTKPKLENPFYKRDFVYDEYYNCYLCPANEVLGYSTTNREGYRQYKSNPKICVNCGYLGRCTSSKKHQKIITRHIWQDYLDISEEYRYTYKGKAEYKKRKETIERQFGSAKEYHGFRYTNMVGIKKMDMKAALTFATLNMKKLAIILSKRDKKPPKNNGVLRKILNFANRFVKIEQTLIFNQGLSSV from the coding sequence ATGCTATTTAAAAATTCTAAAAACAAAGTTGATCAAGTTCAAATGATTTCAATAGATCAAATGGTTCCCGAAGATCATATACTTAGAAAAATAGATAAATACATTAAATTTGATTTCATATATGAATTAGTTGAAGATTTGTACTGTCTTGATAACGGACGACCTAGTATAGATCCCGTTGTTTTGCTTAAGATTACCTTAATCCAATACCTTTTCAACATAAAAAGCATGAGACAAACAATTAAAGATATTGAAGTAAATCTTGCTTACAGATGGTTTTTAGGTTTTGATTTTTACGATAAAATACCTCATTTCACAACTTTTAGTCAAAACTACAGAAGAAGATTTAAAGATACAAACATATTTGAAGATATTTTTCAAAACATACTACTACAAGCCATTGAAGAAGGCTTAGTTGATACAAATATCCAATTTGTTGACTCAACACATGTTAAAGCACATGCCAATAGGTATAAGGTTGTTAAAGTAAAAGTGAAAAAAGAGGTAAAATACTATCAAAAAAAGTTAGAAAAAGAAATAAACGAAGATAGAAAAAAACATGATAAAAAGCCATTTGATCCTAAAGATAAAGATGAAGAACTAAAAGAAGTAACAAAAAGCACAACAGATCCTGAAGCAGGACTATTCCATAAAGGTGAACATAAAGAAGTATTTGCATACAGCGTACAGACATCATGTGATAAAAATGGATGGATATTAGGTTTTAAATCATATCCTGGAAACTTACACGATGGAACAACATTTAAAGATTTCTTTGATGAAAAGTTAAAACGATTGAACCCTAAAAAACTAGTTATGGATGCAGGCTACAAATTCCCGGCAATAGCGAAAGAACTGTTTGATGATGGAGTATTTCCAGTATTTCCATACACAAGGCAAAAAACAAAACCAAAACTAGAAAACCCATTCTACAAAAGAGATTTTGTGTATGACGAATACTACAACTGTTACCTTTGTCCAGCAAATGAAGTATTAGGATACTCAACCACAAATAGAGAAGGATATAGGCAGTACAAGAGCAACCCAAAGATCTGTGTAAACTGTGGGTACCTAGGAAGGTGTACAAGTAGTAAAAAACACCAAAAGATAATAACTAGACATATCTGGCAAGATTATCTTGATATCTCAGAAGAATACCGGTATACATATAAAGGGAAAGCAGAGTATAAAAAGAGAAAAGAAACAATAGAAAGGCAATTTGGGAGTGCAAAGGAATATCATGGATTTAGATATACCAATATGGTAGGTATAAAGAAAATGGATATGAAAGCAGCACTTACTTTTGCGACCCTAAATATGAAAAAGTTAGCAATAATCTTAAGTAAAAGAGATAAAAAGCCACCCAAAAATAATGGTGTTTTAAGAAAAATATTGAACTTTGCTAATAGATTTGTCAAAATAGAGCAAACCCTGATTTTTAATCAGGGTTTGTCTTCAGTCTGA
- a CDS encoding ferritin family protein, with the protein MNPDYAKILKFAMSMEMDGHNFFKEKAAGFSNPTTRELFEQLAQVELGHYHFLKSELERYTEDAENYEVDTDFMKNEGTDSIFKEREKSEHLDTTLLESDVPDMTVLRMAYLIERDFAEFYEESRDSVDDERLKDLFDRLAKWEYTHEDIFKKEYKRLKKEYMNLPWGG; encoded by the coding sequence ATGAACCCTGACTATGCAAAAATCTTAAAGTTTGCAATGTCTATGGAAATGGATGGTCATAATTTCTTTAAGGAAAAAGCAGCAGGTTTTTCAAATCCAACTACTAGAGAACTGTTTGAACAATTAGCTCAAGTAGAGCTTGGACATTATCACTTTCTAAAATCCGAGTTGGAAAGATATACTGAGGATGCTGAAAATTATGAAGTGGATACTGATTTCATGAAAAACGAAGGCACCGACAGCATATTTAAGGAGAGAGAAAAATCTGAACATCTGGATACTACCTTATTGGAATCAGACGTTCCTGATATGACCGTTCTTAGAATGGCATACCTTATAGAAAGAGACTTTGCTGAATTCTATGAAGAATCCAGGGACTCCGTAGATGATGAAAGACTTAAAGATTTATTCGACCGTTTAGCCAAATGGGAATATACTCACGAAGATATCTTCAAGAAGGAGTATAAGCGACTTAAGAAAGAATACATGAACCTTCCTTGGGGAGGTTAA